From the genome of Pseudomonadota bacterium:
TCATGGGTGTCGGTACGCCGGAAGACCTTGTGGAAGCGGTATACCGGGGAGTGGACATGTTCGATTGCGTCATGCCCACAAGAAATGCCAGGAATGGAATGCTCTTTACATCCACAGGCAGGCTTGTTATAAAAAACGCTCGCTTTTATAATGATCGTGAACCGGTGGACGCTGCCTGCGATTGTTACACCTGCCGGAACTATTCCCGGGCATATCTGCGGCATCTCTATATGTCCAAGGAGATTCTGGCCTCCCATTTGAACACTATCCATAATCTGCATTATTTTGTCGGGCTTATGGGGGGGATCAGAGGTGCAATCGAAAAGGATGGCTTTGAAGAATTCAGAAAGGATTTCTATAGTAAGCGCCAGGATGATATGGCGGAGTAATTTTTTGAAAAGACCAGTATTTATTTTGTGTTAAATCAGGGTTTCAGGAGTTCCCCTCAGGAGCCTTAGGGACATTAATTAATTTTATCAGGAGGTTGACATGACAGGTATCGCTTTTGCAGCAGCACCCGCAGCCGGCGGGGCGCCGGGTGGGATTTTAGGTGGATTGCTGCCATTTATTCTTATTTTTGTGGTTTTTTATTTTCTGCTCATCATGCCGCAGCAGAAAAAGGCAAAGAAACATCAGGAGTTTCTTAAAAATCTTAAAAAAGGTGATGCCGTTATAACCACCGGCGGGCTGTACGGTGAAATAACCGGGATTACCGACACAGTTGTAACCCTGGAAATTACCGACAATATCCGCGTCAAAGTTTCAAGGGCGCATATACTGGGAAGTGCAGCCTCTGCAGCGCAGGCCGAAGGCGGTGCAAAATCCGGCGGTGGCTGAGGGATTAAGAGCTGTTGATTTCATGGTCCATGAAATTTGAAAGGTTCATAAAAAGTTAGAAGCCCATCTTGCTGACGTGTAAAATTAAAGAGGCACAAACCGTGTCACGTCGGCGGAGCGACTTTTCGCGATGCGGACAAATAATGATGTTTCCGTAATAAATCTTGTACCCATCAACGGCACCGATAAATAAATTATCAGATAACAGGTATTCTTCGGCGGCTTTGCGGCGGTATTTTTTTTTGTTTTTGGTTGACAAGAGAGGCTGTTCACACTACAGATTGAGGGCAAATTCATTTTGGCCTGTAATATTTTCTGAAGCGTAAAATTCCTAAAACCCGTTTCAGAAAGGTATTGCAGCCCGTAACCAATGAATTTATTGGGACTGGATGATGCGTTCGAGACTATCTAACTAGGTACCATTTATAAATTAATTAAACCTTGATGGTTTCAATTTGACGCTTTCGTAAAATGTCGCAAAGTATCTTGGCACCTGTTTGAATCTTTTGGTGCGGGTGTAAAAGGTTTATGCGGCGAATTTTTACGAGAATTAAAATTTAACGTTTTAAAATGTTGATTAAAGGAGGAGGTATGACTGGAAAAACACAGAGATTAAACAAGGTTACATGGCTTCTTGTGGTTGCGGCTGCATTTGTGTCCCTTGCTTTGGCACAAAATGTTTCAGCCGCTGTGTTGACCGCTGATGATTGTGTCAAATGTCATGATGCTGCACCATCAGATATCAACAGCGATGGCCGCAAGCATAAAACCGAGGTAAGCTGTGTTGATTGTCATGAGGGGGGGCATCCTCCCAAGGTCACCGACATTATCCCTGCGTGCAGTAAATGTCATGAGGGAACACCGCATTTCGACTTGACCGGTTGTCTCGGTTGCCATAGCAATCCCCATACGCCGTTGCTTATCTCTTTGACGGATGATATGACCGATCCTTGTCTGACCTGCCATACGGAACAGATGGGACAATTGCAACAGTACCCCAGCGCTCACCTTGAAGTGGCATGTTCAAAATGTCACCGTGAGAAGCACGGCTTTATTCCTGAGTGTCTCCATTGCCATTCGGGTCATACGGCAAAGCAGACCAACACCGACTGCCTCTCCTGTCATAAACCGCATATGCCTCTTGCAGTAACCTATGCTGATGATGTTGCATCGGAGAATTGCGCAGGATGTCATGGGGATGCCTATAATCTGCTGGTCGCAAGCGAGTACAAACATTCGAAACTCCTTTGCGCCACATGTCATAAAACCAAGCATAAGACTATTCCTGCATGTCAGGATTGTCACGGCATGCCACATCCCGCCAAGATGATGGAGAAATTCCCGAAATGCGGCGATTGTCATGGTATTGCACATGATTTGAATAAGTAATTTTTAAATAGTCTAGAGTACTAAAGGCCGGGTCTGATTTTCAGACCCGGCCTTTTTTTATGCCCCGGCCAAGGGGGTGTTCGAACCGAACGGCAAGGTTGTCGTACCACATTTGAGAAAAAAACGATTACGTTCGGAATTTCAGGAAAAGCTTTGGTTTTACGGAAGAGCTGATTATTGATGTGTCTGGTTGTGAAAAAAAGCGTTTACTTTGTTCTTTCCGGGGCTGAATCGCCCCGCAGGTCTTGTTTATATCTCAGCGAGAACGAGGGTAATGTTATCCTTCCCGCCGTGATCAAGGGCCTGATTTATTATTGTTTGGGCTTTGATCTCAATGGGGTTTGCCATCAGGAGAATTTTTTCCAAAGTCTCGTTACTGACTTCATTATGTACTCCGTCCGTGGCCAGGAGAAGTATATCTCCGGCGTAAAGTTCGGTTGAATTCATCTCCGGTTCAATCTGATACAGTCCCAGGTGTTGATCAAGGAGGTTCTGAATCTTTGAGGCATGGGCTTCCTCAACGGTCATGCTGCCATCATTTATACAACTCTGTGCCATGTTCTGGTCAACGGTGAGTTGTTGAAGGCGTCCGGCGCGGAATAAATAAAGCCTGCAGTCGCCCACATGCGCCCAGGAAAGTTCAGAGTCGCGTATCAGCGCCGTTATGACCGTGCAACCCATATAGGCGAATTTCGAATTCTTGTCGGCTTCAGTAAGTATGGCATCATTTGCCTGTTGAACAATATCGTTTAGTGATGTGAGTTCTTGTCCGGGACTTGGCGAAAAGGTATCCACAACGTCTTGGGCCAATTGCGCTGCAAGTTCGCCCCCCGGTTGGCCGCCAAGGCCGTCGAAGACGGCAAGGAGTGCGGAGTTTTGAGA
Proteins encoded in this window:
- the yajC gene encoding preprotein translocase subunit YajC, which encodes MTGIAFAAAPAAGGAPGGILGGLLPFILIFVVFYFLLIMPQQKKAKKHQEFLKNLKKGDAVITTGGLYGEITGITDTVVTLEITDNIRVKVSRAHILGSAASAAQAEGGAKSGGG
- a CDS encoding cytochrome C — translated: MTGKTQRLNKVTWLLVVAAAFVSLALAQNVSAAVLTADDCVKCHDAAPSDINSDGRKHKTEVSCVDCHEGGHPPKVTDIIPACSKCHEGTPHFDLTGCLGCHSNPHTPLLISLTDDMTDPCLTCHTEQMGQLQQYPSAHLEVACSKCHREKHGFIPECLHCHSGHTAKQTNTDCLSCHKPHMPLAVTYADDVASENCAGCHGDAYNLLVASEYKHSKLLCATCHKTKHKTIPACQDCHGMPHPAKMMEKFPKCGDCHGIAHDLNK
- a CDS encoding protein phosphatase 2C domain-containing protein, translating into MKTIGLSHKGLVRNANEDRLLIKEFSQNSALLAVFDGLGGQPGGELAAQLAQDVVDTFSPSPGQELTSLNDIVQQANDAILTEADKNSKFAYMGCTVITALIRDSELSWAHVGDCRLYLFRAGRLQQLTVDQNMAQSCINDGSMTVEEAHASKIQNLLDQHLGLYQIEPEMNSTELYAGDILLLATDGVHNEVSNETLEKILLMANPIEIKAQTIINQALDHGGKDNITLVLAEI